Below is a window of Candidatus Caldatribacterium sp. DNA.
CCTTCGAGGAGGAAGATTCGGGGGATGTCTATGCCTTCAGGGCAGGGGAGGCACTTCCCGCACTGGCGGCAGACGTAGTGACCGAGCTCTGGAGCTTCGAAGAACCAGCGCTCTTTTTCTGCTTCGCTCATAGGAGTTAGTCTTTCAAGGAGGGTGACGTCTTTTCTGAGGTACTCTTCGGTGTTGATTCCAAGGACTAAAGAGGTTACAGGAAGGGATAGGGTGTACCGCAGCGCTTGCTCTGTACTCTGCCAGAGGAATCCATCGGCGAGGACCTTCATGGCGAGCACCCCTGCGCCCTTTGACACCGCAAGGGGTACCACTTCCTCCTCCCACCCCGGGAAGTTGAAGCGGTCGAAGTAGTTGAGGGGAATCATGAGGGCATCAAAAGGGTAAGTTTCCAAAGCCTTCACGGCAACCGCAGGAGTTACGTGATTCGAGAAGGCCACATACCGGATCTTCCCTGCTTTTTTGGCTTCCTCAATTCCCTCAAGGGCTCCGGAGGGAGCCGTAATGGCCTCGAGGGTCTCGAAGCGGTTGAGTTCATGAATGAAGAAGAGGTCCACGTAGTCGGTATTGAGCCGCTTCAGGCTCCCCTCTATGGAGCGGAGGATCTCGTCCTTTGTTCTTTTCTGCGACTTCGTGGCTACGAAGCACTCATGGCGGCGGGTTTTAAGGACCTCTCCGATTTTCTCTTCCGAGTCCCCGTGGCCGTAGCTTTCGGCGGTCTCAAGGTAGTTTCCCCCAAGGTCAAGGTAAAGGTGCACGAGCCGTACGGCATCGTCTTTCAAAAGCTCTACGAGGTGAAAACCCCCGAGTCCAAGAATCGAAAGGGATAAGTCGGTGGTCCCGAGTTTTCTCCGCTCCATAGGTATCCCTCCCTTTGGGAAGATTATACCTCTTTTACGGAAGTTTTGGGCTTTTAACCTTTGTTTCTCGACGTAGTCTTCGGTACAAGCAGTCACCCTTTAGGACTAAAGAAGCATCAACAGTGGCGATGCTTCGGGACAAGAGATCTAGGGCATCGGGTTCCACACCAAAAAGCTAAGGATTTCTCCCTATTCTCTGGGCAAGGTGCATTTCTCCATTTGCTGACCGCCTCTTGAGGTCTCAATCCATCCCGTCGTGGAAGGGTTGGAAGGGAACTGGTATAATGACCCAGGAGTGGGGGTTGCGCAAAGTGGCGAAGAGCAGGGGAATGACAGCCCTTTTCTGCTGTCCTATATGCCATGCCTACCAGGGAGAGGATTTGGGAGAGCACATTCGGAAAGTTCACGGGGAAGAAAGTTTCAGAGCTGTTGTCTTGATGGCGAAGCAATCCGGAATGCCTGATGCCCGAATTGGGGAAATTTTTCGCATCACCTTTCGGCAGCTGGAACGAATCGTGACTGAGGCATATGGAGCAAATGTTTCAACCCTC
It encodes the following:
- a CDS encoding aldo/keto reductase translates to MERRKLGTTDLSLSILGLGGFHLVELLKDDAVRLVHLYLDLGGNYLETAESYGHGDSEEKIGEVLKTRRHECFVATKSQKRTKDEILRSIEGSLKRLNTDYVDLFFIHELNRFETLEAITAPSGALEGIEEAKKAGKIRYVAFSNHVTPAVAVKALETYPFDALMIPLNYFDRFNFPGWEEEVVPLAVSKGAGVLAMKVLADGFLWQSTEQALRYTLSLPVTSLVLGINTEEYLRKDVTLLERLTPMSEAEKERWFFEAPELGHYVCRQCGKCLPCPEGIDIPRIFLLEGQYDRQMKDDIVRNPAEYALRDRLRFWFGNQDYAQKAYEELPVKAASCTQCGECEPKCPYKIPIMKKLSIAHGKLVDRRPPGYTRIF